From one Solanum lycopersicum chromosome 12, SLM_r2.1 genomic stretch:
- the MIOX gene encoding myo-inositol oxygenase — protein MTILIEQPEFGSQVEEKKVSFNANELILDGGFMVPKTLSSQDEIFEVPDINAFGQSFRDYNVESERQKSVEEFYRVQHINQTYDYVKKMRKEYGKLNKIEMSIWDCCELLNDVVDDSDPDLDEPQIEHLLQTAEAIRKDYPNEDWLHLTGLIHDLGKVLLHPSFGGLPQWAVVGDTFPLGCAFDESIVHHKYFKENPDINNNIYNTKNGVYEEGCGLDKVVMSWGHDDYMYLIAKENKTTLPSAALFVIRYHSFYALHRSGAYTHLMNEEDKENMKWLNIFNKYDLYSKSKVRIDVEKVKPYYLSLIEKYFPTKLRW, from the exons gATCACAAGTGGAGGAGAAAAAAGTCTCATTCAATGCCAATGAACTTATTTTGGATGGTGGATTTATGGTACCAAAGACATTGTCTTCTCAagatgaaatatttgaagtgcCAGACATAAATGCATTTGGTCAATCATTTAG GGATTATAATGTAGAAAGTGAGAGACAAAAATCAGTGGAAGAATTTTATAGGGTTCAACACATTAATCAAACATATGACTAT gtgaaaaaaatgagaaaagaatatggaaaattgaacaaaattgAAATGAGTATTTGGGATTGTTGTGAACTTTTGAatgatgtagttgatgataGTGATCCTGATTTGGATGAACCACAAATTGAGCATTTGTTACAAACTGCTGAAGCTATTAGAAAAGATTATCCAAATGAAGATTGGCTTCATTTGACCGGCCTCATTCACG ACCTAGGTAAAGTACTTCTTCATCCAAGTTTTGGAGGGCTTCCTCAATGGGCTGTTGTTGGAGACACATTTCCTCTTGGTTGTGCTTTTGATGAATCAATTGTTCACCACAAG tattttaaggaaaatccagacatcaacaacaatatttataatacaaaaaatgGTGTATATGAAGAAGGTTGTGGACTTGACAAAGTTGTTATGTCATGGGGacatgatgattatatgtattTAATTGCAAAGGAAAATAAAACTACTCTTCCTTCTGCTGCTTTATTTGTCATACGTTACCACTCTTTCTAtg caTTACATAGATCAGGAGCATatacacacttgatgaatgaggAGGACAAAGAGAACATGAAGTGGCTCAACATTTTtaa taaatatgatttatatagcAAGAGTAAAGTTCGAATTGATGTGGAAAAAGTCAAGCCATACTATCTCTCTCTTATCGAAAAG TATTTTCCAACAAAGCTGAGGTGGTAA